The genomic DNA CACTCAATTGTGCCGCCTTACCCGATGAACTCATAGAGAGTGAACTCTTTGGACATGAACGCGGGGCGTTCACTGGTGCGGATTCTCGAAGACAGGGTCGTTTTGAACTTGCGGACGGTGGTACCATCTTTCTCGATGAGATTGGGGATATGAGTTTAAAGGCGCAAGCGAAGGTCCTCCGCGTCATTGAAACTGGTGAAGTCGAGCGTCTCGGTGGCAATCAGATTCGGACGGTAGATGTACGCATTATCGCAGCAACAAACAAGCATCTTCCCGAAGAAATTGAAAAGGGACGATTCCGACGGGATCTTTTCTATCGACTCAATGTTGTGCCGATTACGGTGCCGCCGCTTCGGGAACGGATGGAAGATGTTCCGCTGTTAGTCCAATACTTTGCTGAGCGTTTACAATTGAATATGGCATCTACCCCAAAAGTTATTGACCCAGGTGCTTACGCTGTGTTTCAAGGTTACAGTTGGCCCGGGAACATCAGGGAGTTGAAAAACATCGTTGAACGGCTCCTGATTATGGTAAACCGAGACGTTGTGATGGCACCCGATGTCGTCGAAGCGTTATCGCTGGTTTCTCAACCTTCTTTATCAAACAACGCTTCGGGGGTCGTTCTGGATCCGAGTGTCTTACAGTCCACTTTGGGTACATCGCTCTATAAACCGGGGACAGCACTGAGTCAGATGATGGATTCTGCGGAGGCGGAGTGCATCCTTGCAGCACTGGAAGAAAATAAGTGGAATATCCGGCGGACGGCAGAAGCGTTAGAGGTTGAACGCAGCAACTTGTACAAAAAAATGAACAAGTATGGTATTTCTCGTCCGAGTTCTGGCAATTAAAGAGGTGTGTAACCTCGGACTATCGTCCCTTACGGAGTATTTGGACTGACAATGCTACGGAAAAACATCAACGAAAACGGTGGGATGACTTGGCTTCAGCTGCTTATCCTTATTGTCATAGTAGTCGTGATTGGTGTACTCACTTTTCCACCTTGGTTGGAATATCGTAAAGTGGGTACGGCGGATGTAGATGTGGAAACGATTGCCGTTGCTATCAAGAAATACCACAGGCACACGGGCGAGTATCCAACACGTTTAAACGCGCTGATAGCGGATCCGGGCGTTGAGGGATGGCGTGGCAGTTATCTGGAGTCTATCCCTGAGACACCCTGGGGCGGGAACTATGTCCTTCACCAGGACACCTATAAAGTAGGGATTGCGGAAAGTCACCCGCGCGTTCCCGAAAAATATCGAATCGGTGGTGTTGCAGAAATTAGCAGAGTCTACCATGCCGACGCGCACCTCGGTGAGAAGTATTGGTGGTAATTAGTTGTCGGCTATCGGCTTTCAGCCGTCGGCTGTCAGTTAAAAGATACGCTGTGGTAGGTATAACAAAGGCAACTGCCACAAGAAGTTAACTGACTGCTGATTGCTGATGGCTAATTTGTAGAAAACATTGCTGACAACTGGAGACTAACAACGATAAAAAATATGTGGGTGTTTATTTTTTTCTTCGGTTTAGCAATTGGCAGTTTTCTCAATGTCTGTATCTATCGTATTCCACGCGCGGATATCTCAATCCACTCACCACGTCGTTCCTTTTGCCCTGAATGTGGTAATCCCATAAACGTTTACGACAATATTCCTGTTTTGAGTTATCTGCTTTTGCGGGGAAAATGTCGGCAGTGTCGCGCAAAAATTTCAGTGCTATACCCGTTGGTTGAACTTGCAACGGCAGGGCTGTTCCTTGGGATGTACTATCGTTTCGGGTTGACCCTCGAATTTCTGCTCGCGCTCGTTTTCGTTGCGGTCCTGGTACCAATTTTCGTAATTGATGCCCAGTTCTATATTATTCCGACTGTTCTTGTCTGGACAGGACTAATTCTCTGTTTAGGTATTGTCGGCACAATCGCGTATCAACGCGCTGATATTTGGTACCTGCTCACGCGGATCATTGGTGCCGTTGCTGGTCGTATAGTATTTTGGTTGATTGCTGTAATTGGAAGAAAAATC from Candidatus Poribacteria bacterium includes the following:
- a CDS encoding sigma-54 dependent transcriptional regulator, which produces METILIVDDEKNILKMLSQGLKMRGYQALTAANGEEALQQCTKSDVDLVLLDIRMEDGMDGVQTLVKLRERHPELNVVMMSAQQDIEIAVKTMELGAKRYITKPTTIDKILSNVQPFLEISRLSQENEILKSQIAPTDEMVGESAVISHLRSQIERVAGSKLGVLVSGENGTGKQLVANAVHRQSRRGTKTFIPLNCAALPDELIESELFGHERGAFTGADSRRQGRFELADGGTIFLDEIGDMSLKAQAKVLRVIETGEVERLGGNQIRTVDVRIIAATNKHLPEEIEKGRFRRDLFYRLNVVPITVPPLRERMEDVPLLVQYFAERLQLNMASTPKVIDPGAYAVFQGYSWPGNIRELKNIVERLLIMVNRDVVMAPDVVEALSLVSQPSLSNNASGVVLDPSVLQSTLGTSLYKPGTALSQMMDSAEAECILAALEENKWNIRRTAEALEVERSNLYKKMNKYGISRPSSGN
- a CDS encoding type II secretion system protein GspG, with amino-acid sequence MLRKNINENGGMTWLQLLILIVIVVVIGVLTFPPWLEYRKVGTADVDVETIAVAIKKYHRHTGEYPTRLNALIADPGVEGWRGSYLESIPETPWGGNYVLHQDTYKVGIAESHPRVPEKYRIGGVAEISRVYHADAHLGEKYWW
- a CDS encoding prepilin peptidase; amino-acid sequence: MWVFIFFFGLAIGSFLNVCIYRIPRADISIHSPRRSFCPECGNPINVYDNIPVLSYLLLRGKCRQCRAKISVLYPLVELATAGLFLGMYYRFGLTLEFLLALVFVAVLVPIFVIDAQFYIIPTVLVWTGLILCLGIVGTIAYQRADIWYLLTRIIGAVAGRIVFWLIAVIGRKIYRKTAMGGGDVELMTLNGLVLGAWPELAMVIGFSSLSGAIIGSVLIVFKKKKGLQSEIPYGPFLIGAAVLVLLWGDGLWHQYLQFVGWN